One stretch of Gemmatimonadales bacterium DNA includes these proteins:
- a CDS encoding HD domain-containing protein, whose product MSEPAAEAIKFLTSFAQALATMTLYADGHPAREGIIDTAYENLRAVQAIDRRASFSFLGDEVVLGQKPLRELRGWDWSNRLAGAGIQRLQFETEVTREEFESFMSEVLARLTLSTLQQGGGGEHVAGPIRFGSVGIKELMSEPEIAAVSSALSLNEEAQTVQWLHEEMAGGKNLPLAEAEAVVRSLAAAMHGDQEMVLPLLQIRRYDEYTTTHSLNVCVLAMGLAEWIGLGARDVRAFGVSGLLHDIGKTKIPSEILNKAGRLEPHEREIMNQHPIFGARIIIESEEKLDLAAVVAYEHHIMINGGGYPKLEYPRDCHQGSKLVHVCDVYDALRTNRPYRAAWPAPKVLAYLEERAGTEFDPDIARSFAKMMSEWEPKAAQIEEPASEAAAATAALPAATPAEGSAPAGQG is encoded by the coding sequence GTGAGCGAACCCGCCGCCGAAGCCATCAAGTTCCTCACCTCGTTCGCGCAGGCCCTCGCGACGATGACGCTCTACGCCGATGGCCACCCGGCCCGGGAAGGGATCATCGACACCGCGTACGAGAACCTGCGGGCCGTACAGGCGATCGACCGGCGGGCGTCGTTCTCGTTCCTCGGCGACGAGGTGGTGCTCGGCCAGAAGCCGTTGCGCGAGCTGCGCGGCTGGGACTGGAGCAACCGCCTGGCCGGCGCGGGCATCCAGCGGCTCCAGTTCGAGACCGAAGTGACCCGCGAGGAGTTCGAGAGCTTCATGAGCGAGGTGCTGGCACGGCTCACCCTGTCGACCCTGCAGCAGGGCGGCGGCGGTGAGCACGTCGCGGGCCCCATCCGGTTCGGATCCGTCGGCATCAAGGAGCTGATGTCCGAGCCCGAGATCGCCGCCGTCTCGTCCGCGCTCTCGCTCAACGAGGAGGCCCAGACGGTCCAGTGGCTGCACGAGGAAATGGCGGGCGGCAAGAACCTGCCTCTCGCGGAGGCCGAGGCGGTCGTCCGTTCGCTCGCCGCGGCGATGCACGGGGACCAGGAGATGGTCCTGCCGCTGCTCCAGATCCGCCGCTACGACGAGTACACCACGACGCACTCGCTCAACGTCTGCGTGCTGGCGATGGGGCTCGCGGAGTGGATCGGCCTGGGCGCGCGCGACGTTCGCGCCTTCGGGGTGTCGGGACTGCTGCACGACATCGGCAAGACGAAGATCCCGAGCGAGATCCTGAACAAGGCGGGCCGCCTCGAACCTCACGAACGGGAGATCATGAACCAGCACCCGATCTTCGGGGCGCGGATCATCATCGAGTCGGAGGAGAAGCTGGACCTCGCCGCGGTGGTGGCGTACGAGCACCATATCATGATCAACGGCGGCGGCTACCCGAAGCTCGAGTACCCGCGTGACTGCCACCAGGGCTCCAAGCTGGTGCACGTGTGCGACGTGTACGACGCGCTGCGCACCAACCGCCCCTACCGCGCAGCCTGGCCCGCGCCCAAGGTGCTGGCGTATCTGGAGGAGCGGGCCGGCACCGAGTTCGACCCGGACATCGCGCGTTCGTTCGCGAAGATGATGTCGGAGTGGGAGCCCAAGGCGGCGCAGATCGAAGAGCCCGCATCGGAGGCGGCGGCCGCGACGGCCGCCCTTCCCGCGGCGACGCCCGCGGAAGGTTCAGCGCCGGCGGGGCAGGGCTAG
- a CDS encoding MBL fold metallo-hydrolase, with protein sequence MRLTVLGSGSRGNALLVESDGAALLVDAGFSFKDLLGRCAAAGCDPSLVRAIVLTHEHGDHARGAPRAAAVWGVPVLASPGTLTALVGRLPRNGSAVPLRASRPVVVAPFSVTAYPTAHDAADPVMIVVEDADGRRLGVAYDVGSATSALRHALRGLDALVVEANHDEVMLRASAYPASVRSRIAGHGGHLSNREAALLVAEAAHPELGTVVLAHLSDRCNRPDLALREVERSLQGSTFCGRIVVAAQDVPTASIDVGTPALQLSLALPRRR encoded by the coding sequence ATGCGACTGACCGTCCTCGGCTCGGGGAGTCGCGGCAACGCGCTCCTCGTCGAGTCGGACGGCGCCGCCCTGCTCGTTGACGCCGGCTTCTCCTTCAAGGACCTCCTCGGGCGCTGTGCCGCGGCCGGCTGTGACCCGTCGCTGGTGCGCGCCATCGTGCTGACGCACGAGCACGGCGATCACGCGCGCGGCGCTCCGCGTGCCGCCGCCGTTTGGGGCGTGCCGGTGCTCGCCAGCCCGGGGACCCTGACCGCCCTCGTGGGGAGGCTGCCCAGGAACGGCAGTGCGGTGCCACTCCGGGCCTCCAGGCCCGTAGTCGTCGCCCCGTTCAGCGTCACCGCGTACCCGACCGCGCACGATGCCGCCGACCCGGTGATGATCGTCGTGGAGGACGCCGACGGCCGGCGGCTCGGCGTGGCCTACGACGTGGGTTCCGCGACGTCGGCGCTCCGGCACGCTCTCCGCGGGCTGGATGCGCTGGTGGTGGAAGCGAACCATGACGAAGTGATGTTGCGGGCAAGCGCCTATCCTGCGTCGGTGCGCTCGCGCATCGCGGGACACGGAGGCCACTTGTCCAACCGGGAAGCGGCACTGCTGGTGGCCGAGGCGGCCCACCCCGAGTTGGGGACGGTGGTGCTCGCGCACCTCTCGGATCGCTGCAATCGTCCCGACCTGGCGCTCCGCGAGGTCGAGAGATCCCTGCAGGGCTCCACCTTCTGCGGGCGGATCGTGGTCGCCGCTCAGGACGTGCCGACGGCGTCCATCGACGTCGGCACCCCGGCGCTCCAGCTCTCGCTAGCCCTGCCCCGCCGGCGCTGA
- a CDS encoding putative sugar nucleotidyl transferase: MTMRLYLYDDPADAPRFLPFSNSRPIGELRYGAWTLRERVERAGFQIAGHVGAAHLAGFTEPDAPPVVPATTADGARLYLRSSFAFNVEQDFATGFASSGSGPFRLTDGAGATVGALLPAGTSWPGPAGIDASRPSVALRGKLLRGVWEVVGDLVPTLHSDLALVLSSHLPTQVPPGSTVMGDAARLIVEDGVQVEPQVVFDLRNGPIWIQSGAEIRTFSRLAGPLVVGPGTRIVGGQIRESSLGPKCVVHGEVSNTIFLGYANKSHDGFVGHSIIGRWANLGAGTITSNLKNTYGPVRLTLGGTKHETGLTFLGSLVGDHVKTAIGTMLPTGCAIGTGANVFGSRRPEPVVPPFAWGTDEPADVLSCQRFVEIAERVMPRRDVTVDEATRSYLKAVWRAATGRGECD; the protein is encoded by the coding sequence ATGACGATGCGGCTCTACCTGTACGACGACCCGGCGGACGCGCCGCGCTTCCTGCCCTTCTCCAACTCCCGGCCGATCGGCGAGCTGCGCTACGGGGCCTGGACGCTGAGGGAGCGCGTCGAGCGGGCCGGGTTCCAGATCGCCGGACACGTCGGCGCCGCGCACCTGGCCGGCTTCACCGAGCCTGATGCGCCGCCCGTCGTTCCCGCGACCACCGCGGACGGCGCCCGGCTCTATCTCCGCTCGTCGTTCGCGTTCAACGTGGAGCAGGACTTCGCTACGGGCTTCGCGTCGTCGGGAAGCGGGCCGTTCCGACTGACTGACGGTGCCGGCGCCACGGTCGGCGCGCTTCTCCCGGCGGGAACGTCCTGGCCAGGCCCCGCGGGGATCGACGCATCCCGGCCTTCGGTCGCGCTACGCGGCAAGCTGCTCCGCGGCGTCTGGGAGGTCGTCGGTGACCTGGTCCCCACCCTCCACAGCGACCTCGCACTGGTGCTGAGCAGCCACCTCCCCACCCAGGTGCCCCCCGGATCCACGGTCATGGGAGACGCTGCAAGGCTGATAGTGGAGGATGGGGTGCAGGTCGAACCGCAGGTCGTGTTCGACCTGCGGAACGGGCCGATCTGGATCCAGTCGGGGGCGGAGATCCGCACCTTCTCGCGACTAGCCGGTCCGCTCGTGGTCGGACCGGGGACGCGCATCGTGGGCGGACAGATCCGCGAGTCGAGCCTCGGCCCGAAGTGCGTCGTGCACGGCGAGGTCTCGAATACGATCTTCCTCGGGTACGCGAACAAGTCGCACGACGGCTTCGTGGGGCACTCGATCATCGGCCGCTGGGCCAACCTCGGCGCCGGCACGATCACCTCGAACCTGAAGAACACGTACGGCCCGGTGCGGCTCACCCTGGGCGGCACGAAACACGAGACCGGCCTCACGTTCCTCGGCTCGCTCGTCGGCGACCACGTGAAGACCGCGATCGGCACGATGCTGCCCACCGGCTGCGCGATCGGTACTGGCGCCAATGTCTTCGGTTCGCGACGCCCCGAGCCCGTCGTCCCGCCGTTCGCCTGGGGGACGGATGAGCCGGCCGACGTGCTCTCGTGCCAACGGTTCGTGGAGATCGCCGAGCGAGTGATGCCGCGTCGCGACGTCACGGTGGACGAGGCGACGCGATCCTATCTCAAGGCGGTCTGGCGGGCGGCAACCGGGCGCGGCGAATGCGACTGA
- a CDS encoding sugar phosphate nucleotidyltransferase, translating to MRWVVVLAGGVGSRFWPLSTAQRPKQLLPLAGPKPLLVEAVERVLPLVPAERVLVVTSGVLAPAIRAALPAVPPDQVLAEPFAASTAPALAWATALAASRDPSATVLSLHADWTVKAPDAFRAAATAALDLAESADAVVTVGARPTRPEIGYGYIVPGPAIDGAGRRIARFVEKPSAAQALALIADGALWNTGLFAWTAKRFREEVRAHTPELAGGLEALVRGDVAAMYAAVKPVSIDVGLFERTARGAVVEGDFGWDDVGSWAALRRIRTADGAGNVVVGDAHVVDAADCVVWSEEGTTVVDGLTDVVVVRSRGITLVTTGARAPYLKKLLARLPDELAGDRGA from the coding sequence GTGCGCTGGGTGGTGGTACTCGCCGGCGGGGTGGGCTCGCGGTTCTGGCCCCTGTCCACCGCGCAACGGCCCAAGCAGCTGCTCCCGCTCGCGGGCCCCAAACCGCTGCTGGTGGAGGCGGTCGAGCGGGTGCTGCCGCTCGTACCGGCCGAGCGCGTGCTGGTCGTCACGTCGGGGGTGCTCGCGCCGGCGATCCGGGCCGCGCTTCCCGCGGTGCCGCCCGACCAGGTGCTGGCCGAACCGTTCGCCGCGTCCACGGCGCCGGCGCTCGCCTGGGCCACCGCCCTGGCCGCCTCACGCGACCCGTCCGCCACGGTCCTCTCGCTCCACGCCGACTGGACCGTGAAAGCGCCGGACGCGTTCCGGGCCGCGGCCACGGCCGCGCTCGACCTGGCCGAGAGCGCGGACGCGGTCGTCACGGTCGGAGCGAGGCCGACCAGGCCCGAGATCGGCTACGGCTACATCGTGCCGGGGCCCGCGATCGACGGCGCGGGCCGGCGCATCGCGCGTTTCGTCGAGAAGCCAAGCGCCGCGCAGGCCCTGGCGCTCATCGCAGACGGCGCGCTCTGGAACACGGGGCTCTTCGCCTGGACGGCGAAGCGCTTTCGCGAGGAAGTCCGCGCTCACACGCCGGAGCTGGCCGGCGGCCTCGAGGCGCTGGTCCGGGGCGATGTCGCGGCGATGTACGCCGCCGTGAAGCCCGTGAGCATAGACGTCGGCCTGTTCGAGCGGACAGCGCGCGGGGCGGTCGTGGAGGGGGACTTCGGCTGGGACGACGTGGGATCCTGGGCCGCGCTCCGCCGCATCCGCACTGCCGATGGCGCCGGGAACGTGGTGGTGGGCGACGCGCACGTCGTGGACGCGGCGGACTGCGTGGTGTGGAGCGAGGAGGGGACGACGGTGGTGGACGGACTCACCGACGTGGTCGTGGTTCGCTCGCGCGGCATCACGCTCGTCACGACCGGAGCGCGCGCGCCCTACCTCAAGAAGCTGCTGGCGCGGCTGCCGGACGAGCTGGCTGGAGACCGCGGCGCATGA
- a CDS encoding response regulator: protein MSTPHHLLVIDDEPFIGRIVRMQFERGPYRVSIAGDGPSGLAFLRDNPDVDCVLVDVNMPGMSGLDVIEEAREDPHFKATTFVVLTAAGETGHAERAKALGAAAFLTKPFSPKKLFRQISAIMGDEPLPDTLDG, encoded by the coding sequence GTGAGCACGCCGCATCACCTCCTCGTCATCGACGACGAACCCTTCATCGGACGCATCGTTCGGATGCAGTTCGAGCGCGGGCCATATCGCGTTTCGATCGCCGGCGACGGCCCGTCGGGCCTCGCCTTCCTGAGGGACAATCCCGACGTGGACTGCGTGCTCGTGGACGTGAACATGCCGGGAATGTCCGGCCTCGATGTGATCGAGGAAGCGCGCGAAGACCCGCACTTCAAGGCCACGACGTTCGTGGTGCTGACCGCGGCGGGCGAGACTGGACACGCTGAGCGCGCCAAGGCGCTCGGCGCCGCGGCGTTCCTCACCAAGCCGTTCTCGCCCAAGAAACTCTTCCGACAGATCTCCGCCATCATGGGCGACGAGCCGCTGCCCGACACTCTGGACGGTTAG
- a CDS encoding roadblock/LC7 domain-containing protein, with product MATIRDVVEALGRRDGVEAVIILGNDGLPIDSRAGNGADTDLLAALIPNIVQACDQLGQSAAKGSLATGVLEYASGFAVVANLSADAKLLVMMRTRTNIGPLLYDLARFRAEIAGLL from the coding sequence ATGGCGACCATCCGCGACGTCGTCGAAGCGCTGGGCCGGCGCGATGGCGTCGAGGCGGTGATCATCCTGGGGAACGATGGGCTCCCCATCGACAGCCGCGCCGGGAACGGCGCCGACACCGATCTCCTCGCCGCGCTCATTCCGAACATAGTCCAGGCGTGTGACCAGCTCGGCCAGAGCGCCGCGAAGGGCTCGCTGGCCACCGGCGTCCTCGAGTACGCGTCCGGCTTCGCCGTCGTCGCCAACCTCTCAGCCGACGCGAAGCTCCTGGTGATGATGCGGACGCGCACCAACATCGGCCCTCTGCTCTACGATCTCGCCCGATTCCGCGCGGAGATCGCCGGGCTGCTGTAA
- the serS gene encoding serine--tRNA ligase — protein sequence MIDPRVFRDAEAFEAARERLARRAMGPDLDSLLGELRAQADRRRRAIAEADALKGEQNAKSREVGERKKRGEDSSALLAELSGLSQRVRAAEAAAREADAAFVEKLHFVPNLPAADVPAGDAAPNEVVRSWGEPIPHDPSRRPHWDLAKDLGIIDFERGTKLSGSGFPLYVGLGARLERSLINYLLQLQALEHGYTEVSPPLLVTRETMTGTGQLPKFEEDLYRAAPDDLFLIPTAEVPVTNLHRGEILMGEELPKRYVAYTPCFRREAGAHGADTRGILRVHQFDKVELVWLTRPDASLAAHEDLTRHAETALQRLGLAYRVVRIAARDLGFASHRQYDLEAWAPGVGKWLEVSSCSTYADFQARRMDIRFRPGRGAKPEFVHTLNGSALGLARTLIAVLETYQEPDGGVRIPPALVPLMGVDRIGRGAA from the coding sequence ATGATCGATCCCCGCGTCTTCCGTGACGCGGAGGCCTTTGAGGCCGCACGCGAGCGGCTCGCGCGCCGCGCGATGGGACCGGACCTCGACTCGCTGCTAGGCGAGCTGCGCGCTCAGGCCGACCGGCGGCGCCGCGCCATCGCGGAAGCGGACGCGCTGAAGGGCGAGCAGAACGCGAAGAGCCGCGAGGTGGGCGAGCGGAAGAAGCGAGGCGAGGACTCGAGCGCCCTGCTCGCCGAGCTGTCCGGGCTCTCGCAGCGGGTGCGCGCGGCCGAGGCCGCGGCCCGCGAGGCCGACGCGGCGTTCGTGGAGAAGCTGCACTTCGTCCCCAATCTCCCCGCCGCCGACGTTCCCGCGGGCGACGCCGCCCCCAACGAGGTGGTCCGCAGCTGGGGCGAGCCGATCCCGCACGACCCGTCGCGCCGGCCGCACTGGGACCTCGCCAAGGACCTCGGCATCATCGACTTCGAGCGCGGCACCAAACTCTCGGGCTCCGGGTTCCCGCTCTACGTAGGGCTGGGGGCGCGGCTCGAGCGCTCCCTGATCAACTATCTGCTCCAGCTCCAGGCGCTCGAGCACGGGTACACCGAGGTATCGCCGCCGCTGCTCGTCACGCGCGAGACGATGACCGGCACCGGCCAGCTGCCGAAGTTCGAGGAAGACCTCTACCGGGCCGCGCCCGACGACCTGTTCCTCATCCCCACCGCCGAAGTGCCGGTGACCAACCTGCACCGCGGTGAGATCCTGATGGGCGAGGAACTGCCGAAACGCTACGTCGCCTACACGCCGTGCTTCCGGCGCGAAGCGGGAGCGCACGGCGCCGACACCCGCGGCATCCTTCGGGTCCACCAGTTCGACAAGGTCGAGCTGGTCTGGTTGACGCGACCTGACGCCAGCCTGGCCGCGCACGAGGATCTCACCCGTCACGCGGAGACAGCGCTGCAACGCCTCGGCCTGGCGTACCGCGTGGTGCGCATCGCGGCGCGCGACCTGGGATTCGCCAGCCACCGGCAGTACGACCTCGAGGCGTGGGCGCCGGGAGTGGGGAAGTGGCTCGAGGTGTCGAGTTGCAGCACCTACGCCGACTTCCAGGCGCGGCGAATGGACATCCGCTTCCGGCCCGGGCGCGGGGCCAAGCCCGAGTTCGTCCACACGCTGAACGGCTCGGCGCTCGGCCTGGCGCGGACCCTGATCGCCGTGCTCGAGACGTATCAGGAGCCGGACGGTGGCGTGCGCATCCCGCCGGCGCTCGTCCCGCTGATGGGAGTGGACCGCATTGGCCGCGGCGCCGCGTGA
- a CDS encoding HAMP domain-containing sensor histidine kinase, producing MWALAVLAAALTIVFAAVVARHLTRDARRASRIYARVFAGQADPREGAATEALLALASEIRGEGIPIVVTNASGVATDTANLPRAMPLDSPELRAFVARLDRVNPPVQEPTVGTIHFGSPPVRAYLRLVLGLELAALLAVLAAGMIAYRAAVRAARDRVWVAMARESAHQLGTPLSSLAGWIEQLRGPGGGPAAEIAEHLAADYDRLDRVSRRFERIGQPPRRERLDLGALAESVAAYFRPRLPHRANRIALEVRLESGAPVAEGDPLLLEWAVEALVKNAVDALKGRGGAITITVADEPDAVVLAVADDGPGVPREVRHTLFDPGATTKTGGWGLGLALARRIVEESHGGRITLEPVAVGARFAMRLPRAGGTA from the coding sequence GTGTGGGCCCTGGCGGTGCTCGCCGCGGCGCTCACCATCGTTTTCGCCGCGGTCGTGGCGCGCCACCTCACGCGCGACGCGCGGCGCGCCTCCCGCATCTACGCCAGGGTATTCGCCGGACAAGCGGATCCCCGGGAAGGCGCCGCGACCGAGGCGCTCCTCGCACTCGCCTCCGAGATCCGCGGCGAAGGGATCCCCATCGTAGTGACCAACGCCTCGGGCGTCGCCACCGACACCGCCAACCTCCCGCGGGCCATGCCGCTCGACTCGCCGGAGCTGCGGGCGTTCGTCGCCCGGCTCGACCGCGTGAATCCGCCCGTGCAGGAGCCCACGGTGGGCACCATCCACTTCGGGTCACCACCCGTGCGCGCCTATCTCCGCCTGGTGCTGGGACTCGAGCTGGCCGCGCTGCTGGCGGTGTTGGCGGCGGGGATGATCGCCTACCGGGCGGCGGTGCGCGCAGCGCGCGACCGGGTGTGGGTCGCGATGGCGCGAGAGTCCGCTCACCAACTCGGCACGCCGCTCAGCTCGTTGGCCGGCTGGATCGAGCAGCTGCGCGGGCCCGGGGGAGGCCCCGCGGCGGAGATCGCCGAGCACCTCGCCGCCGACTACGACCGCCTCGACCGCGTCTCCCGCCGCTTCGAGCGGATCGGGCAGCCGCCGCGGCGCGAGCGGCTGGACCTGGGCGCCCTCGCCGAATCGGTGGCCGCATACTTCCGGCCCCGGCTCCCCCACCGGGCCAACCGGATCGCGCTCGAGGTCCGCCTGGAGAGCGGGGCGCCGGTCGCCGAAGGCGATCCGCTGCTGCTCGAGTGGGCGGTGGAGGCGCTCGTGAAGAACGCGGTGGACGCGCTGAAGGGACGCGGCGGCGCCATCACCATCACCGTCGCCGACGAGCCGGACGCGGTCGTGCTCGCCGTGGCCGACGACGGGCCGGGCGTCCCGCGCGAGGTGCGGCATACGCTCTTCGATCCCGGCGCGACGACCAAGACCGGCGGCTGGGGACTCGGCCTGGCGCTGGCGCGGCGGATCGTCGAGGAGAGCCACGGCGGGCGCATTACGCTGGAGCCCGTCGCCGTCGGCGCTCGCTTCGCGATGCGTCTCCCGCGCGCCGGAGGGACGGCGTGA